In a genomic window of Amycolatopsis japonica:
- a CDS encoding C45 family peptidase, which translates to MTYAAGSPEDFLAVRHLTLRGSQAEIGRALGAEVKARSDWSPSAIDPIAARARRTWFARNWPEYAGRLAGFAEAYGLPADAAVSLDDASALPAGSGCSALWTGSALGRNYDFFTMSWTQLGAALAGEEPVDDGTVPMASRPYVLTTIPDDGIASTALTMSTMDGATEGVNEAGLVVALLMADVETAAPLEHDPGPQAGLSVMQVCRYLLDTAENLDQAKEALMLAKQYAHGAPCHYIVADASGRGFVYERGANDIEYFVEVADGPLCVTNHLLHLHPDVDSLPEDTPETMRTYERLRTVTKEAGSGPRAALDTVSFAVEPGAPWRTLWRSVLDPAARTLSTRFYLGDGENGTARHSPELTFGVSR; encoded by the coding sequence ATGACTTACGCAGCTGGATCTCCCGAAGACTTCCTCGCCGTGCGGCATCTGACGTTGCGCGGCTCCCAGGCCGAGATCGGCCGGGCGCTCGGTGCCGAAGTGAAGGCGCGCTCGGACTGGTCGCCGTCGGCGATCGACCCCATCGCGGCCAGGGCGCGGCGCACCTGGTTCGCGCGGAACTGGCCCGAGTACGCCGGACGCCTGGCCGGGTTCGCCGAGGCCTACGGGCTCCCGGCCGACGCGGCGGTCTCCTTGGACGACGCGAGCGCGTTGCCCGCCGGGTCGGGGTGCTCGGCGCTGTGGACGGGGAGCGCGCTCGGCCGGAACTACGACTTCTTCACCATGAGCTGGACCCAGCTGGGTGCGGCGCTGGCCGGGGAGGAGCCAGTGGACGACGGGACCGTGCCGATGGCGTCACGCCCCTATGTCCTGACGACGATCCCCGACGACGGCATCGCCTCGACCGCGCTCACCATGTCCACAATGGACGGTGCGACCGAGGGGGTCAACGAGGCCGGGCTGGTCGTCGCGCTGCTGATGGCCGACGTCGAAACGGCCGCGCCGCTGGAACACGATCCGGGCCCGCAGGCGGGTCTCTCGGTCATGCAGGTGTGCCGGTATCTGCTGGACACCGCCGAAAACCTCGACCAGGCCAAAGAAGCGCTGATGCTCGCCAAGCAGTACGCGCACGGCGCGCCCTGTCACTACATCGTCGCCGACGCCTCGGGCCGCGGTTTCGTCTACGAGCGCGGGGCGAACGACATCGAGTACTTCGTCGAGGTCGCCGACGGGCCGCTGTGCGTCACGAACCACCTGCTGCACCTGCACCCGGACGTCGACTCGCTGCCGGAGGACACGCCGGAGACCATGCGCACCTACGAGCGGCTGCGCACCGTCACCAAGGAAGCCGGCTCCGGGCCGCGCGCCGCGCTCGACACGGTGTCGTTCGCGGTCGAGCCCGGCGCACCGTGGCGGACGTTGTGGCGCAGCGTCCTCGACCCGGCGGCCCGCACCCTCAGCACCCGGTTCTACCTGGGTGACGGCGAGAACGGCACCGCGCGGCACTCGCCGGAACTCACCTTCGGGGTGTCGCGGTGA